One genomic region from Phycodurus eques isolate BA_2022a chromosome 16, UOR_Pequ_1.1, whole genome shotgun sequence encodes:
- the LOC133415233 gene encoding myeloid-associated differentiation marker-like protein 2: MDARGGHYLNKEAVLSPLGAARMCQLLFGSTIIALVSHSAGYSATYGYFCMFTWCFCFAVTLVVFSLDITRLHVCIPISWDNLTVAFAMLATLMYITASVVYPVYFLEMDCPNEGCDEQAYRIAVTVISSVCVFPYATEVFITRAKPGAVVGYMATVSGLLKVVQGFVACIIFGALDNYSEYDNYIATEYCVVVYSLCFTITVLVVILTISGRTSSLGFPFDRFVVIYTFMSVILYLSTALVWPIFSFDKKYSSTTRPENCPRGECPWESKLVVAVFTNVNLILYFVDLIYSQRIRFVTNAAV, encoded by the coding sequence AAGGAAGCCGTGTTGTCACCTTTAGGTGCAGCCCGAATGTGCCAGCTGCTCTTCGGCTCCACCATCATCGCCTTAGTGTCGCACAGTGCAGGCTACAGCGCCACCTATGGGTACTTCTGCATGTTCACGTGGTGTTTCTGCTTTGCTGTGACGCTGGTGGTGTTCAGCCTGGACATAACACGACTCCACGTCTGCATACCCATCTCGTGGGACAACCTAACGGTGGCTTTCGCCATGCTGGCGACACTCATGTACATCACCGCCTCCGTGGTGTACCCCGTCTACTTCCTGGAAATGGACTGCCCCAACGAGGGCTGCGATGAGCAAGCCTACCGCATCGCTGTGACTGTGATCTCCAGTGTCTGCGTCTTCCCTTACGCCACCGAAGTGTTCATAACTCGGGCCAAACCGGGCGCTGTGGTTGGGTACATGGCAACCGTGTCTGGTCTACTCAAGGTGGTCCAAGGATTTGTGGCCTGCATTATTTTTGGAGCTCTGGACAATTACAGCGAGTATGACAACTACATAGCCACTGAGTACTGCGTGGTAGTGTACAGCCTTTGCTTCACTATCACTGTGCTGGTGGTCATACTGACAATATCTGGGAGGACATCTTCCCTGGGCTTCCCTTTTGACCGGTTCGTGGTCATCTACACCTTTATGTCTGTGATCCTCTACCTCAGCACCGCACTGGTGTGGCCCATCTTCAGCTTTGACAAGAAGTACAGCTCGACGACTCGGCCGGAGAACTGTCCACGCGGAGAATGCCCGTGGGAAAGCAAGCTGGTGGTGGCCGTGTTCACCAACGTCAACCTGATTCTTTACTTTGTTGACCTGATCTACTCACAGAGGATTCGCTTTGTCACAAATGCTGctgtctga